Proteins found in one Ptychodera flava strain L36383 chromosome 3, AS_Pfla_20210202, whole genome shotgun sequence genomic segment:
- the LOC139129645 gene encoding hemicentin-1-like isoform X4, with translation MTGSTPPTLFAVVLATIIHTAATQQVFTEQPSSVTVVQGNDVTLNCVVNDKEGTLEWTKDGVTISSDDTIDNGNARLSIDGDQAAGEYNLKITSTITSDSGTYGCIVRAAGSSAEIGPAEAELTVGLQQSFITEPQDITATVGDTLSLSCSVSDKGGSVNWLQGSTVLTSDYTVLTNLDSRVTVLDNGNSGVTYDLQIIDSIVSDTAEYKCSVTSTEFGHVAIEATAQVTVSEPVIQKFTVEPQNTQTSVDQSATLFCTVENIEGTLSWFKDDVSISSDRDITNGDSRLSIVGDESSGEYNLRVLSATESDEGDYYCLVTAAGGSSEIISSVANLDVNSEGQRLGDLPSDVSPKVSSDVTLPCSVVNRNGNVLWLQNGQSVSTNRVVADSYSDRFSIIGNETQDEFYLLIEDIQLDDAGSYTCAVTGTPSTSYTVTVTVEEAEAPDSGSPQCFGPSNDLNEGDEIMLICSSQGGDPPATLTWSKDGQEVASEPVETQIGVKIGVPLTLGYDDQGDVYTCTSSHVTYSELKTCQLPALQINLIPRIAVDVEPSILEITEGAQGTFTCNATGDPPVTAYTWYYNSQAINSTDRRFEHDEGRTVLRVISAEKSMDDAKIWCTASNAIDRQTATASINLVDQTIEEDDTLSFRFLAAVVALIAGIIVAAIVIAVIIYCVIKKRRERDDEDEEGDKAPVVQTQEQAAVRSDVGSGRKGLSVPPNGNMAVLTGSNYFVNNRSNKKSLPPVRNGHPNSGQESVHYDIVYEKSGRDRRRSRKQRKPRIIKHNVVDPLNDRKGTPPPSYDDHDKYERPRDRKDGSRSRHRSHDRERDRDSSRRSRSRSSRRREESPPPRRSRESRKSRRDDDVELDRFRRDDDKRRSRRRDDERRDDRRDRDDRHHRRSRSASETRSRSERDRDEDKHRARSSDRRSSKRRDRSYDEDDRPRSRDKDRSYDRDDRREKERRSRKDRY, from the exons ATGACGGGAAGCACGCCCCCTACGCTATTCGCGGTTGTCTTGGCAACCATCATACACACAG CGGCAACCCAGCAAGTTTTCACAGAGCAGCCGAGCAGCGTCACGGTCGTGCAGGGCAATGACGTCACACTGAATTGCGTGGTCAACGACAAGGAAGGCACGCTGGAGTGGACGAAAGACGGCGTGACCATCAGCAGTGACGACACCATCGACAACGGCAACGCCAGGCTGTCGATCGATGGCGACCAGGCGGCCGGCGAATACAACCTGAAAATAACATCAACTATAACGAGCGACTCCGGTACCTACGGGTGTATCGTTCGCGCAGCGGGTTCCAGCGCTGAAATCGGACCGGCGGAAGCAGAGCTCACCGTCGGAC TTCAGCAGTCTTTCATCACAGAGCCGCAGGACATCACAGCGACCGTCGGCGACACGCTCTCGCTGTCTTGCTCCGTGAGCGACAAGGGTGGTTCCGTCAACTGGCTTCAAGGCTCCACCGTGCTGACGTCGGACTACACGGTGCTCACCAACTTGGACTCACGGGTCACGGTGCTTGACAACGGCAACTCGGGCGTGACGTACGACCTACAGATTATCGATTCCATCGTGAGCGACACTGCTGAGTACAAGTGTTCCGTGACGTCGACGGAGTTCGGTCACGTGGCCATTGAGGCGACAGCACAGGTGACGGTGTCAG AGCCGGTCATTCAGAAGTTCACGGTCGAGCCACAGAACACACAGACATCGGTGGATCAATCGGCGACGCTCTTCTGCACCGTGGAGAACATAGAGGGAACGCTTAGTTGGTTCAAGGATGACGTCTCGATCAGCAGCGACCGCGACATCACCAACGGCGACTCCCGGTTGAGCATCGTGGGCGACGAATCGAGCGGCGAGTATAATCTTCGGGTGTTGTCGGCCACAGAGTCCGACGAGGGAGATTATTACTGCCTGGTGACTGCGGCGGGCGGCAGCAGCGAAATCATATCAAGCGTAGCTAATCTCGATGTCAATT CTGAAGGACAGCGTCTTGGTGACCTGCCCTCAGATGTCAGTCCAAAGGTCAGCTCTGACGTCACTCTACCGTGTTCCGTGGTCAACCGTAATGGCAATGTCCTGTGGCTTCAGAATGGCCAGAGTGTCAGCACCAACCGTGTTGTGGCCGATAGCTATAGCGACAG ATTTTCGATTATCGGCAATGAAACGCAGGACGAATTTTATTTACTTATCGAAGACATCCAACTGGATGACGCGGGCAGCTACACATGCGCAGTGACGGGCACGCCATCAACGTCATACACAGTCACAGTGACTGTCGAAG aGGCCGAAGCACCAGACAGCGGAAGCCCTCAGTGTTTCGGACCGTCGAACGATCTGAATGAGGGAGACGAAATCATGTTGATCTGCTCGAGTCAGGGTGGAGATCCCCCGGCGACGCTGACGTGGAGCAAAGACGGCCAGGAAGTGGCGAGCGAGCCCGTGGAAACTCAAATCGGCGTCAAAATTGGCGTACCGTTGACTTTAGGCTATGACGACCAGGGCGACGTGTATACCTGCACCTCGAGTCACGTGACTTACAGCGAACTCAAAACCTGTCAACTCCCGGCATTGCAAATCAACC TGATTCCTCGTATCGCCGTGGACGTCGAACCAAGCATCCTGGAAATCACGGAAGGCGCTCAGGGCACATTCACGTGCAACGCCACCGGGGACCCGCCCGTGACGGCCTACACCTGGTACTACAACTCGCAGGCAATCAACAGCACCGACCGCCGCTTCGAACACGACGAAGGCAGGACCGTGCTGCGCGTGATCAGCGCCGAGAAAAGCATGGACGATGCCAAGATATGGTGCACGGCATCGAATGCAATAGATCGCCAGACAGCTACAGCAAGCATCAATCTCGTTG ACCAGACAATTGAAGAAGACGACACCCTGAGTTTCCGATTTTTGGCGGCAGTAGTGGCCCTGATTGCTGGCATCATTGTAGCAGCCATCGTCATCGCCGTCATCATTTATTGTGTTATCAAGAAGAGGCGCGAAAGGGATGACG AGGATGAAGAGGGAGACAAAGCCCCGGTCGTACAGACGCAAGAACAGGCAGCTGTGAGATCAGACGTCGGCTCGGGCAGGAAGGGACTGTCGGTACCTCCGAATGGAAACATGGCCGTCCTCACTGGTTCAAATTACTTCGTCAACAACAGATCGAATAAGAAATCTCTTCCGCCAGTGCGCAACGGACACCCGAACTCTGGCCAGGAATCCGTGCACTACGACATCGTTTACGAGAAGTCTGGAAGAGATCGGCGACGGAGCCGCAAGCAGAGGAAACCTCGAATTATCAAACACAACGTTGTAGACCCGTTAAACGACAGAAAGGGCACGCCACCACCCTCCTACGACGACCATGATAAATATGAAAGGCCGAGAGACAGGAAAGACGGCAGTCGTTCTCGTCACAGATCACATGACCGAGAACGAGATCGTGACTCAAGCAGACGTTCTCGTTCTCGATCTTCGCGCAGGAGGGAGGAATCGCCACCACCACGCCGGTCAAGGGAATCCCGGAAATCAAGACGGGATGACGACGTGGAATTGGACAGGTTTCGTCGCGACGACGATAAGCGACGATCTCGAAGACGTGACGACGAACGCAGAGATGACAGACGTGATAGAGATGATAGACACCACAGGAGATCGAGAAGTGCCTCTGAAACGAGATCTCGCTCTGAGCGAGACAGAGATGAAGACAAACATCGAGCTAGATCTAGTGACAGGCGATCGTCGAAACGCAGGGACAGGTCCTATGACGAAGACGATCGACCCAGGTCTCGTGACAAAGATAGATCGTACGATCGAGACGACAGGCGAGAAAAAGAGAGG AGGTCGCGGAAAGACCGGTATTAA
- the LOC139129645 gene encoding hemicentin-1-like isoform X2: MTGSTPPTLFAVVLATIIHTALTVQEFTREPEDQIVFQGGAVIFTCSVSDKVGQQTWLRSGVPLNYNNFVSVTDARYSIVSPIFGVDYHLQILDVAFSDQAVFQCTVTQFGSDPPLLSREATLTVIPATQQVFTEQPSSVTVVQGNDVTLNCVVNDKEGTLEWTKDGVTISSDDTIDNGNARLSIDGDQAAGEYNLKITSTITSDSGTYGCIVRAAGSSAEIGPAEAELTVGLQQSFITEPQDITATVGDTLSLSCSVSDKGGSVNWLQGSTVLTSDYTVLTNLDSRVTVLDNGNSGVTYDLQIIDSIVSDTAEYKCSVTSTEFGHVAIEATAQVTVSEPVIQKFTVEPQNTQTSVDQSATLFCTVENIEGTLSWFKDDVSISSDRDITNGDSRLSIVGDESSGEYNLRVLSATESDEGDYYCLVTAAGGSSEIISSVANLDVNSEGQRLGDLPSDVSPKVSSDVTLPCSVVNRNGNVLWLQNGQSVSTNRVVADSYSDRFSIIGNETQDEFYLLIEDIQLDDAGSYTCAVTGTPSTSYTVTVTVEEAEAPDSGSPQCFGPSNDLNEGDEIMLICSSQGGDPPATLTWSKDGQEVASEPVETQIGVKIGVPLTLGYDDQGDVYTCTSSHVTYSELKTCQLPALQINLIPRIAVDVEPSILEITEGAQGTFTCNATGDPPVTAYTWYYNSQAINSTDRRFEHDEGRTVLRVISAEKSMDDAKIWCTASNAIDRQTATASINLVDQTIEEDDTLSFRFLAAVVALIAGIIVAAIVIAVIIYCVIKKRRERDDEDEEGDKAPVVQTQEQAAVRSDVGSGRKGLSVPPNGNMAVLTGSNYFVNNRSNKKSLPPVRNGHPNSGQESVHYDIVYEKSGRDRRRSRKQRKPRIIKHNVVDPLNDRKGTPPPSYDDHDKYERPRDRKDGSRSRHRSHDRERDRDSSRRSRSRSSRRREESPPPRRSRESRKSRRDDDVELDRFRRDDDKRRSRRRDDERRDDRRDRDDRHHRRSRSASETRSRSERDRDEDKHRARSSDRRSSKRRDRSYDEDDRPRSRDKDRSYDRDDRREKERRSRKDRY, encoded by the exons ATGACGGGAAGCACGCCCCCTACGCTATTCGCGGTTGTCTTGGCAACCATCATACACACAG CCCTCACCGTACAGGAATTCACGCGAGAACCCGAAGACCAGATCGTCTTCCAAGGAGGCGCTGTCATCTTCACGTGCTCAGTCTCGGACAAAGTCGGTCAACAAACTTGGCTGAGGAGCGGCGTCCCGCTCAACTACAATAACTTTGTCAGCGTCACGGACGCTCGCTACTCCATCGTGAGTCCCATATTCGGCGTGGACTACCATCTCCAAATTTTGGACGTCGCCTTTTCCGACCAGGCCGTCTTCCAGTGCACGGTGACACAGTTCGGATCTGATCCACCGCTACTGTCCAGAGAAGCGACGTTGACTGTGATCC CGGCAACCCAGCAAGTTTTCACAGAGCAGCCGAGCAGCGTCACGGTCGTGCAGGGCAATGACGTCACACTGAATTGCGTGGTCAACGACAAGGAAGGCACGCTGGAGTGGACGAAAGACGGCGTGACCATCAGCAGTGACGACACCATCGACAACGGCAACGCCAGGCTGTCGATCGATGGCGACCAGGCGGCCGGCGAATACAACCTGAAAATAACATCAACTATAACGAGCGACTCCGGTACCTACGGGTGTATCGTTCGCGCAGCGGGTTCCAGCGCTGAAATCGGACCGGCGGAAGCAGAGCTCACCGTCGGAC TTCAGCAGTCTTTCATCACAGAGCCGCAGGACATCACAGCGACCGTCGGCGACACGCTCTCGCTGTCTTGCTCCGTGAGCGACAAGGGTGGTTCCGTCAACTGGCTTCAAGGCTCCACCGTGCTGACGTCGGACTACACGGTGCTCACCAACTTGGACTCACGGGTCACGGTGCTTGACAACGGCAACTCGGGCGTGACGTACGACCTACAGATTATCGATTCCATCGTGAGCGACACTGCTGAGTACAAGTGTTCCGTGACGTCGACGGAGTTCGGTCACGTGGCCATTGAGGCGACAGCACAGGTGACGGTGTCAG AGCCGGTCATTCAGAAGTTCACGGTCGAGCCACAGAACACACAGACATCGGTGGATCAATCGGCGACGCTCTTCTGCACCGTGGAGAACATAGAGGGAACGCTTAGTTGGTTCAAGGATGACGTCTCGATCAGCAGCGACCGCGACATCACCAACGGCGACTCCCGGTTGAGCATCGTGGGCGACGAATCGAGCGGCGAGTATAATCTTCGGGTGTTGTCGGCCACAGAGTCCGACGAGGGAGATTATTACTGCCTGGTGACTGCGGCGGGCGGCAGCAGCGAAATCATATCAAGCGTAGCTAATCTCGATGTCAATT CTGAAGGACAGCGTCTTGGTGACCTGCCCTCAGATGTCAGTCCAAAGGTCAGCTCTGACGTCACTCTACCGTGTTCCGTGGTCAACCGTAATGGCAATGTCCTGTGGCTTCAGAATGGCCAGAGTGTCAGCACCAACCGTGTTGTGGCCGATAGCTATAGCGACAG ATTTTCGATTATCGGCAATGAAACGCAGGACGAATTTTATTTACTTATCGAAGACATCCAACTGGATGACGCGGGCAGCTACACATGCGCAGTGACGGGCACGCCATCAACGTCATACACAGTCACAGTGACTGTCGAAG aGGCCGAAGCACCAGACAGCGGAAGCCCTCAGTGTTTCGGACCGTCGAACGATCTGAATGAGGGAGACGAAATCATGTTGATCTGCTCGAGTCAGGGTGGAGATCCCCCGGCGACGCTGACGTGGAGCAAAGACGGCCAGGAAGTGGCGAGCGAGCCCGTGGAAACTCAAATCGGCGTCAAAATTGGCGTACCGTTGACTTTAGGCTATGACGACCAGGGCGACGTGTATACCTGCACCTCGAGTCACGTGACTTACAGCGAACTCAAAACCTGTCAACTCCCGGCATTGCAAATCAACC TGATTCCTCGTATCGCCGTGGACGTCGAACCAAGCATCCTGGAAATCACGGAAGGCGCTCAGGGCACATTCACGTGCAACGCCACCGGGGACCCGCCCGTGACGGCCTACACCTGGTACTACAACTCGCAGGCAATCAACAGCACCGACCGCCGCTTCGAACACGACGAAGGCAGGACCGTGCTGCGCGTGATCAGCGCCGAGAAAAGCATGGACGATGCCAAGATATGGTGCACGGCATCGAATGCAATAGATCGCCAGACAGCTACAGCAAGCATCAATCTCGTTG ACCAGACAATTGAAGAAGACGACACCCTGAGTTTCCGATTTTTGGCGGCAGTAGTGGCCCTGATTGCTGGCATCATTGTAGCAGCCATCGTCATCGCCGTCATCATTTATTGTGTTATCAAGAAGAGGCGCGAAAGGGATGACG AGGATGAAGAGGGAGACAAAGCCCCGGTCGTACAGACGCAAGAACAGGCAGCTGTGAGATCAGACGTCGGCTCGGGCAGGAAGGGACTGTCGGTACCTCCGAATGGAAACATGGCCGTCCTCACTGGTTCAAATTACTTCGTCAACAACAGATCGAATAAGAAATCTCTTCCGCCAGTGCGCAACGGACACCCGAACTCTGGCCAGGAATCCGTGCACTACGACATCGTTTACGAGAAGTCTGGAAGAGATCGGCGACGGAGCCGCAAGCAGAGGAAACCTCGAATTATCAAACACAACGTTGTAGACCCGTTAAACGACAGAAAGGGCACGCCACCACCCTCCTACGACGACCATGATAAATATGAAAGGCCGAGAGACAGGAAAGACGGCAGTCGTTCTCGTCACAGATCACATGACCGAGAACGAGATCGTGACTCAAGCAGACGTTCTCGTTCTCGATCTTCGCGCAGGAGGGAGGAATCGCCACCACCACGCCGGTCAAGGGAATCCCGGAAATCAAGACGGGATGACGACGTGGAATTGGACAGGTTTCGTCGCGACGACGATAAGCGACGATCTCGAAGACGTGACGACGAACGCAGAGATGACAGACGTGATAGAGATGATAGACACCACAGGAGATCGAGAAGTGCCTCTGAAACGAGATCTCGCTCTGAGCGAGACAGAGATGAAGACAAACATCGAGCTAGATCTAGTGACAGGCGATCGTCGAAACGCAGGGACAGGTCCTATGACGAAGACGATCGACCCAGGTCTCGTGACAAAGATAGATCGTACGATCGAGACGACAGGCGAGAAAAAGAGAGG AGGTCGCGGAAAGACCGGTATTAA
- the LOC139129645 gene encoding hemicentin-1-like isoform X1 — MTGSTPPTLFAVVLATIIHTALTVQEFTREPEDQIVFQGGAVIFTCSVSDKVGQQTWLRSGVPLNYNNFVSVTDARYSIVSPIFGVDYHLQILDVAFSDQAVFQCTVTQFGSDPPLLSREATLTVIPATQQVFTEQPSSVTVVQGNDVTLNCVVNDKEGTLEWTKDGVTISSDDTIDNGNARLSIDGDQAAGEYNLKITSTITSDSGTYGCIVRAAGSSAEIGPAEAELTVGLQQSFITEPQDITATVGDTLSLSCSVSDKGGSVNWLQGSTVLTSDYTVLTNLDSRVTVLDNGNSGVTYDLQIIDSIVSDTAEYKCSVTSTEFGHVAIEATAQVTVSEPVIQKFTVEPQNTQTSVDQSATLFCTVENIEGTLSWFKDDVSISSDRDITNGDSRLSIVGDESSGEYNLRVLSATESDEGDYYCLVTAAGGSSEIISSVANLDVNSEGQRLGDLPSDVSPKVSSDVTLPCSVVNRNGNVLWLQNGQSVSTNRVVADSYSDRFSIIGNETQDEFYLLIEDIQLDDAGSYTCAVTGTPSTSYTVTVTVEEAEAPDSGSPQCFGPSNDLNEGDEIMLICSSQGGDPPATLTWSKDGQEVASEPVETQIGVKIGVPLTLGYDDQGDVYTCTSSHVTYSELKTCQLPALQINLIPRIAVDVEPSILEITEGAQGTFTCNATGDPPVTAYTWYYNSQAINSTDRRFEHDEGRTVLRVISAEKSMDDAKIWCTASNAIDRQTATASINLVDQTIEEDDTLSFRFLAAVVALIAGIIVAAIVIAVIIYCVIKKRRERDDEDEEGDKAPVVQTQEQAAVRSDVGSGRKGLSVPPNGNMAVLTGSNYFVNNRSNKKSLPPVRNGHPNSGQESVHYDIVYEKSGRDRRRSRKQRKPRIIKHNVVDPLNDRKGTPPPSYDDHDKYERPRDRKDGSRSRHRSHDRERDRDSSRRSRSRSSRRREESPPPRRSRESRKSRRDDDVELDRFRRDDDKRRSRRRDDERRDDRRDRDDRHHRRSRSASETRSRSERDRDEDKHRARSSDRRSSKRRDRSYDEDDRPRSRDKDRSYDRDDRREKERVRDIELVQRYRRYIEGVDDH, encoded by the exons ATGACGGGAAGCACGCCCCCTACGCTATTCGCGGTTGTCTTGGCAACCATCATACACACAG CCCTCACCGTACAGGAATTCACGCGAGAACCCGAAGACCAGATCGTCTTCCAAGGAGGCGCTGTCATCTTCACGTGCTCAGTCTCGGACAAAGTCGGTCAACAAACTTGGCTGAGGAGCGGCGTCCCGCTCAACTACAATAACTTTGTCAGCGTCACGGACGCTCGCTACTCCATCGTGAGTCCCATATTCGGCGTGGACTACCATCTCCAAATTTTGGACGTCGCCTTTTCCGACCAGGCCGTCTTCCAGTGCACGGTGACACAGTTCGGATCTGATCCACCGCTACTGTCCAGAGAAGCGACGTTGACTGTGATCC CGGCAACCCAGCAAGTTTTCACAGAGCAGCCGAGCAGCGTCACGGTCGTGCAGGGCAATGACGTCACACTGAATTGCGTGGTCAACGACAAGGAAGGCACGCTGGAGTGGACGAAAGACGGCGTGACCATCAGCAGTGACGACACCATCGACAACGGCAACGCCAGGCTGTCGATCGATGGCGACCAGGCGGCCGGCGAATACAACCTGAAAATAACATCAACTATAACGAGCGACTCCGGTACCTACGGGTGTATCGTTCGCGCAGCGGGTTCCAGCGCTGAAATCGGACCGGCGGAAGCAGAGCTCACCGTCGGAC TTCAGCAGTCTTTCATCACAGAGCCGCAGGACATCACAGCGACCGTCGGCGACACGCTCTCGCTGTCTTGCTCCGTGAGCGACAAGGGTGGTTCCGTCAACTGGCTTCAAGGCTCCACCGTGCTGACGTCGGACTACACGGTGCTCACCAACTTGGACTCACGGGTCACGGTGCTTGACAACGGCAACTCGGGCGTGACGTACGACCTACAGATTATCGATTCCATCGTGAGCGACACTGCTGAGTACAAGTGTTCCGTGACGTCGACGGAGTTCGGTCACGTGGCCATTGAGGCGACAGCACAGGTGACGGTGTCAG AGCCGGTCATTCAGAAGTTCACGGTCGAGCCACAGAACACACAGACATCGGTGGATCAATCGGCGACGCTCTTCTGCACCGTGGAGAACATAGAGGGAACGCTTAGTTGGTTCAAGGATGACGTCTCGATCAGCAGCGACCGCGACATCACCAACGGCGACTCCCGGTTGAGCATCGTGGGCGACGAATCGAGCGGCGAGTATAATCTTCGGGTGTTGTCGGCCACAGAGTCCGACGAGGGAGATTATTACTGCCTGGTGACTGCGGCGGGCGGCAGCAGCGAAATCATATCAAGCGTAGCTAATCTCGATGTCAATT CTGAAGGACAGCGTCTTGGTGACCTGCCCTCAGATGTCAGTCCAAAGGTCAGCTCTGACGTCACTCTACCGTGTTCCGTGGTCAACCGTAATGGCAATGTCCTGTGGCTTCAGAATGGCCAGAGTGTCAGCACCAACCGTGTTGTGGCCGATAGCTATAGCGACAG ATTTTCGATTATCGGCAATGAAACGCAGGACGAATTTTATTTACTTATCGAAGACATCCAACTGGATGACGCGGGCAGCTACACATGCGCAGTGACGGGCACGCCATCAACGTCATACACAGTCACAGTGACTGTCGAAG aGGCCGAAGCACCAGACAGCGGAAGCCCTCAGTGTTTCGGACCGTCGAACGATCTGAATGAGGGAGACGAAATCATGTTGATCTGCTCGAGTCAGGGTGGAGATCCCCCGGCGACGCTGACGTGGAGCAAAGACGGCCAGGAAGTGGCGAGCGAGCCCGTGGAAACTCAAATCGGCGTCAAAATTGGCGTACCGTTGACTTTAGGCTATGACGACCAGGGCGACGTGTATACCTGCACCTCGAGTCACGTGACTTACAGCGAACTCAAAACCTGTCAACTCCCGGCATTGCAAATCAACC TGATTCCTCGTATCGCCGTGGACGTCGAACCAAGCATCCTGGAAATCACGGAAGGCGCTCAGGGCACATTCACGTGCAACGCCACCGGGGACCCGCCCGTGACGGCCTACACCTGGTACTACAACTCGCAGGCAATCAACAGCACCGACCGCCGCTTCGAACACGACGAAGGCAGGACCGTGCTGCGCGTGATCAGCGCCGAGAAAAGCATGGACGATGCCAAGATATGGTGCACGGCATCGAATGCAATAGATCGCCAGACAGCTACAGCAAGCATCAATCTCGTTG ACCAGACAATTGAAGAAGACGACACCCTGAGTTTCCGATTTTTGGCGGCAGTAGTGGCCCTGATTGCTGGCATCATTGTAGCAGCCATCGTCATCGCCGTCATCATTTATTGTGTTATCAAGAAGAGGCGCGAAAGGGATGACG AGGATGAAGAGGGAGACAAAGCCCCGGTCGTACAGACGCAAGAACAGGCAGCTGTGAGATCAGACGTCGGCTCGGGCAGGAAGGGACTGTCGGTACCTCCGAATGGAAACATGGCCGTCCTCACTGGTTCAAATTACTTCGTCAACAACAGATCGAATAAGAAATCTCTTCCGCCAGTGCGCAACGGACACCCGAACTCTGGCCAGGAATCCGTGCACTACGACATCGTTTACGAGAAGTCTGGAAGAGATCGGCGACGGAGCCGCAAGCAGAGGAAACCTCGAATTATCAAACACAACGTTGTAGACCCGTTAAACGACAGAAAGGGCACGCCACCACCCTCCTACGACGACCATGATAAATATGAAAGGCCGAGAGACAGGAAAGACGGCAGTCGTTCTCGTCACAGATCACATGACCGAGAACGAGATCGTGACTCAAGCAGACGTTCTCGTTCTCGATCTTCGCGCAGGAGGGAGGAATCGCCACCACCACGCCGGTCAAGGGAATCCCGGAAATCAAGACGGGATGACGACGTGGAATTGGACAGGTTTCGTCGCGACGACGATAAGCGACGATCTCGAAGACGTGACGACGAACGCAGAGATGACAGACGTGATAGAGATGATAGACACCACAGGAGATCGAGAAGTGCCTCTGAAACGAGATCTCGCTCTGAGCGAGACAGAGATGAAGACAAACATCGAGCTAGATCTAGTGACAGGCGATCGTCGAAACGCAGGGACAGGTCCTATGACGAAGACGATCGACCCAGGTCTCGTGACAAAGATAGATCGTACGATCGAGACGACAGGCGAGAAAAAGAGAGG GTTCGTGACATTGAGCTTGTTCAGCGTTATCGGCGTTATATCGAGGGAGTCGACGATCACTAG